The following proteins come from a genomic window of Fontisubflavum oceani:
- the comE gene encoding sulfopyruvate decarboxylase subunit beta codes for MIRSEILREIAPILRDQLVVCNIGIPSQELHAIDDQPTNFYMLGTMGLASSIGLGLALAQPKPVIVIDGDGSILTNMGTLPTIANNVADNFILMIIDNGSYGSTGDQPTYTGKKTSLSKVAEACGCENVIECQDKDTGAVLQKALESGEMHIIVVKCDSGNAKMPVITMDPVVIRDRFMSAVAS; via the coding sequence ATGATCCGCTCCGAAATCCTGCGAGAGATCGCCCCGATCCTGCGTGACCAGCTTGTTGTCTGTAACATCGGCATCCCGTCTCAAGAGCTGCACGCCATCGATGACCAACCGACGAATTTCTACATGCTGGGAACGATGGGGCTTGCGTCTTCGATTGGGCTTGGCCTGGCCCTGGCGCAGCCCAAGCCGGTGATCGTGATCGACGGTGACGGCTCGATCCTGACCAATATGGGCACCTTGCCGACCATCGCGAACAACGTGGCCGACAATTTCATCCTGATGATCATCGACAACGGCTCCTATGGCTCAACTGGCGATCAGCCGACCTACACGGGCAAGAAAACCTCGCTCAGCAAAGTGGCTGAGGCCTGTGGTTGCGAGAATGTGATCGAGTGCCAGGACAAAGACACCGGCGCTGTTCTGCAAAAGGCCCTTGAGAGCGGAGAGATGCATATCATCGTGGTCAAATGTGACAGTGGCAACGCCAAGATGCCAGTGATCACGATGGACCCTGTCGTCATTCGTGATCGCTTCATGTCGGCTGTCGCAAGCTAG
- a CDS encoding zinc-dependent alcohol dehydrogenase — translation MKALVYDGPETLAFRDVPDPVAGQGEQLIKILSVGICGSDMHAFLGHDERRPAPLILGHEAAGIVVGGPRDGERVTLNPLVTCGTCAACTSGHDNLCAERSIISMPPREGAFAQYVAMRDENLVTVPDHITLDMAALAEPIACGWHAVRLAKHALAGVAETALVMGGGAIGLGAALSLTAQCVPEVTILEPNEARREVLTGLGNQTALAPAKLSSGAQFDLVVDGVGYAATRATASAHARPGGVIAHIGLGEATGGLDIRRMTLQEITFFGTYTYTAQDFRETAAAIFDGRLGSLDWTEARPLADGASAFADIRAGRSAAPKIVLNPHA, via the coding sequence ATGAAAGCGCTGGTCTATGACGGCCCCGAGACGCTTGCGTTTCGCGATGTGCCAGACCCGGTGGCGGGGCAGGGCGAACAGCTGATCAAGATCCTGTCGGTCGGGATCTGCGGCTCCGACATGCATGCCTTTTTGGGCCATGACGAGCGCCGCCCCGCGCCTCTGATTCTGGGCCACGAGGCGGCCGGCATTGTGGTCGGCGGGCCACGAGATGGCGAGCGCGTCACACTGAACCCGCTGGTAACCTGTGGCACTTGCGCGGCCTGTACCAGCGGTCACGACAATCTCTGCGCCGAACGGTCGATCATCTCGATGCCGCCGCGCGAAGGCGCTTTTGCGCAATATGTCGCCATGCGTGATGAGAATCTGGTGACTGTGCCGGACCATATCACGCTCGACATGGCCGCGCTTGCCGAACCCATCGCCTGTGGCTGGCACGCGGTTCGGTTGGCCAAACACGCTTTGGCCGGTGTGGCGGAGACCGCGTTGGTGATGGGTGGCGGCGCGATCGGATTGGGCGCGGCCCTATCTTTAACGGCGCAATGCGTGCCAGAGGTCACGATTTTGGAGCCGAATGAGGCGCGGCGCGAGGTCCTGACCGGCCTCGGGAACCAAACGGCTTTGGCGCCCGCTAAGCTGTCCAGCGGCGCCCAGTTCGATCTTGTTGTCGATGGGGTAGGGTATGCCGCCACCCGGGCGACCGCTTCGGCCCATGCACGGCCCGGCGGCGTGATCGCTCATATTGGCCTCGGTGAGGCGACAGGCGGCCTCGATATTCGTCGCATGACGTTGCAAGAGATCACCTTTTTCGGCACCTATACCTACACGGCGCAAGATTTCCGCGAGACGGCGGCGGCCATCTTCGACGGACGCCTTGGGTCGCTTGACTGGACCGAGGCCCGACCGCTGGCTGATGGCGCATCGGCCTTCGCTGATATCCGCGCCGGGCGCTCCGCCGCGCCGAAGATTGTTCTGAACCCTCATGCGTGA
- the comD gene encoding sulfopyruvate decarboxylase subunit alpha: protein MSISKKIVDDFVANDVSFITTVPCKQLAGVIDEVDTRPEIYHIPSNKEDEGMGLCAGAYMGGKRPAIIMQNTAIGVTINTLVTLTQYYRMPLPMLISYRGELREPVACQVEMAVHTKALLNQLHIPTYHFHTESDADELDTILKYTFMCNKPVAILTDASFWGGYGDQ from the coding sequence GTGAGTATCTCAAAGAAGATTGTTGATGATTTCGTCGCCAATGACGTGTCCTTCATCACAACCGTGCCCTGCAAACAACTGGCCGGTGTGATTGATGAGGTCGACACCCGGCCCGAGATTTACCACATCCCGTCCAACAAAGAGGATGAGGGTATGGGTCTCTGCGCCGGGGCCTATATGGGCGGCAAACGCCCCGCCATCATCATGCAGAACACCGCCATCGGTGTGACGATCAACACATTGGTGACGCTGACCCAATACTACCGGATGCCCTTGCCCATGCTGATCAGCTATCGCGGCGAATTGCGCGAGCCGGTGGCCTGTCAGGTGGAAATGGCCGTGCATACGAAGGCGCTGCTGAACCAACTGCATATCCCGACCTATCATTTCCACACGGAAAGCGATGCCGACGAGCTCGACACGATCCTGAAATACACCTTCATGTGCAACAAACCTGTGGCGATCCTGACGGATGCGTCCTTCTGGGGAGGCTATGGCGACCAATGA
- a CDS encoding alpha-hydroxy acid oxidase, producing the protein MPPSIHSSEDARRLARRRLPWMVFDYIDGAAGRETGAARNRAAFDALTLRPRILRDVSARDISVSVFGKKTNAPFGISPMGLCNLSGPGADFMLARLAAREKVPLGVSTVASTAMEPLIEAAEGNAWFQLYFTGDGTGTFKLVERAKAAGYDTLILTVDVPEVGRRPRELRHGFTMPFRIGPKQFVDFAMHPRWSLSTLVKGRPEMANFQMPGYAFDRTESRARADWDTLAKLRDMWPGHLVVKGVLDTEDAVLLQQAGVDAIQVSSHGARQLESAPAPINVLSEIRSAVGKEMPLFFDTGLRSGEDVVKAYASGAMFTFLGRVLQFAIAAGGEEGLHRLWEVLCDETSITLAQIGATSLRPDQLADSMVNDAAI; encoded by the coding sequence ATGCCACCGAGCATTCACTCTAGTGAAGACGCACGCCGTCTTGCGCGGCGGCGTCTGCCTTGGATGGTGTTCGATTACATTGATGGCGCGGCTGGTCGGGAGACCGGAGCCGCGCGCAACCGGGCGGCTTTTGACGCGCTGACCCTTCGGCCTCGGATTCTGCGGGATGTCAGCGCGCGGGATATCTCGGTCTCGGTTTTCGGTAAAAAGACCAATGCCCCGTTTGGAATCAGCCCAATGGGGCTCTGCAATCTGTCCGGGCCGGGTGCGGATTTTATGCTGGCCCGTCTGGCCGCCCGCGAGAAGGTTCCACTTGGCGTGTCAACTGTTGCGTCAACCGCGATGGAGCCGCTGATCGAGGCGGCCGAGGGCAACGCGTGGTTTCAACTCTATTTCACCGGCGACGGGACGGGCACATTCAAACTCGTCGAGCGGGCCAAGGCTGCAGGCTATGACACCCTCATCCTAACGGTCGATGTCCCCGAAGTCGGCCGCCGCCCGCGCGAGTTGCGGCACGGGTTCACCATGCCGTTCCGGATCGGCCCGAAACAGTTCGTCGATTTTGCGATGCATCCGCGATGGTCGCTGTCAACGCTGGTCAAAGGGCGGCCAGAGATGGCCAATTTTCAGATGCCTGGCTACGCCTTCGACCGAACCGAAAGCCGCGCGCGCGCGGATTGGGACACGTTGGCAAAACTGCGCGATATGTGGCCGGGCCATCTGGTCGTGAAAGGCGTGTTGGATACCGAAGACGCAGTCCTTCTGCAGCAAGCAGGCGTCGATGCCATACAGGTCTCAAGCCATGGCGCCCGGCAGCTCGAAAGTGCGCCAGCCCCGATCAATGTTCTCTCCGAGATCAGGTCCGCCGTCGGCAAAGAGATGCCGCTCTTCTTCGACACGGGCCTACGATCCGGGGAAGATGTGGTGAAAGCCTACGCCAGCGGCGCGATGTTCACCTTCCTCGGGCGCGTCCTTCAATTCGCCATCGCAGCCGGCGGTGAAGAGGGGCTGCACCGGCTATGGGAAGTTCTGTGTGATGAGACGAGCATCACCCTTGCGCAAATTGGCGCGACCTCGTTGCGGCCAGATCAACTCGCGGACAGCATGGTCAACGATGCGGCGATTTGA
- a CDS encoding universal stress protein: MYDHIIVPMALDHGFGKTALALANKLLNENGKITALHVYEAPQGSVSAYLDEEVVRQAFAATKAKLSERVAGQANVTPVVEKGHSGRTIIDYATAQGADCIVMGSHKPGLIDYLLGSTAARVVRHAPCAVHVLRDAE, encoded by the coding sequence ATGTATGACCATATCATCGTTCCGATGGCGCTCGACCACGGGTTTGGCAAAACCGCCCTGGCCCTGGCGAACAAGCTCTTGAATGAGAACGGCAAAATCACCGCGCTCCATGTCTACGAAGCCCCGCAAGGCTCGGTCAGCGCGTACCTGGACGAAGAGGTTGTGCGCCAAGCCTTTGCTGCCACCAAAGCGAAGCTGAGCGAGCGGGTTGCCGGGCAGGCAAATGTGACACCCGTCGTCGAGAAGGGGCATAGCGGCCGCACCATCATCGATTACGCGACGGCTCAAGGGGCCGATTGCATTGTGATGGGGTCTCACAAGCCCGGTCTGATCGACTATCTGCTCGGCTCCACCGCCGCGCGGGTGGTCCGTCACGCCCCATGTGCGGTGCATGTCCTGCGCGACGCCGAATAG